A window of Rhodococcus sp. SGAir0479 contains these coding sequences:
- a CDS encoding MarR family winged helix-turn-helix transcriptional regulator — protein sequence MAVQADTAQALVDAIFLFGRSLRNALASAADDPIAPALVVVLVALSARGSCRQNELASALCVSQSALSRQMTELVDAGLVERHPDPDDKRAFRVQVSEKGHEVLHTTKEGRSARLRDLLGGWSQEEAAVALTTIERLTDTLTPRSESLSLTADQCGRALR from the coding sequence ATGGCTGTTCAGGCCGATACCGCGCAGGCCCTGGTCGACGCCATCTTTCTCTTCGGCCGTTCCTTGAGGAACGCGCTCGCGAGTGCGGCGGACGATCCGATTGCGCCGGCGCTCGTCGTCGTGCTCGTGGCGCTGTCGGCACGTGGCTCGTGCCGACAGAACGAGCTCGCGTCGGCTCTGTGCGTGAGCCAATCGGCGCTCAGCCGGCAGATGACCGAGTTGGTCGACGCCGGACTCGTCGAACGACATCCGGACCCGGACGACAAACGGGCATTCCGTGTCCAGGTCTCGGAGAAGGGGCACGAGGTACTGCACACCACCAAGGAGGGCAGGTCGGCGCGACTACGGGACCTGCTCGGTGGCTGGAGCCAGGAGGAGGCGGCGGTCGCGTTGACCACGATCGAGCGCCTCACCGACACCCTGACACCACGCTCCGAATCCTTGTCTCTAACAGCCGATCAATGTGGGAGAGCACTTCGATGA
- a CDS encoding MDR family MFS transporter, whose protein sequence is MTHRQILEVLAGLIAALFTALLSSTIVSTALPTIIGDLKGNQTQYAWVITTALLANAASTPIWGKLADLFNKKILVQTSIVIFVIGSVIAGFAHNVPVLLAARVVQGIGMGGLTALVVAIIGSIIPPRDRGRYSGYMGAAMAVSMSGGPILGGVIVDSPLGWRWCFFVCVPIAVIALFLLQRTLHIATERKSDVSIDWLGATLLTAGVSVLLIWVSFAGKADYYDWISKESALYVGAGVLLLIATVIVESKVKSPIIPLAIITERTTGLAIIASIAVGVGMFGATTFLGQYFQTARGHTPTIAGVLTIPMVMGMLVSSVVSGQLISRFGKWKPFIIGGAVLLVIGFGLLGTIDHETSLWLIGVYIAIVGVGVGSLMQNLVLAVQNTVSVHNIGAASSSVAFFRTFGGAIGVSVLGSVLATRVTTLSAEGFAKVGIDTHSPGSGGNLDLNALPGPIAEIVRGAYGDATGLLFTIAAIVALITLVCVIFVPNTPLRKTIDIQKPEDDTAAEAVVEEAKA, encoded by the coding sequence ATGACCCATCGCCAGATTCTCGAGGTCCTTGCCGGCCTCATCGCGGCGCTGTTCACGGCGCTACTCAGTTCGACGATCGTCTCGACGGCGCTGCCGACGATCATCGGCGACCTGAAGGGCAACCAGACCCAGTACGCGTGGGTGATCACCACCGCGCTGCTGGCCAACGCGGCGTCCACCCCCATCTGGGGCAAGCTCGCCGACCTGTTCAACAAGAAGATTCTCGTCCAGACGTCGATCGTGATCTTCGTGATCGGTTCGGTCATCGCCGGTTTCGCGCACAACGTGCCGGTTCTGCTGGCCGCCCGCGTGGTGCAGGGCATCGGCATGGGCGGCCTGACCGCCCTGGTGGTCGCGATCATCGGCAGCATCATCCCGCCGCGCGACCGCGGTCGGTACTCCGGCTACATGGGTGCCGCGATGGCCGTGTCGATGTCGGGTGGCCCGATCCTCGGCGGCGTCATCGTCGACAGCCCGCTGGGGTGGCGCTGGTGCTTCTTCGTGTGCGTGCCGATCGCCGTGATCGCCCTGTTCCTGCTGCAGCGCACGCTGCACATCGCCACCGAGCGCAAGTCCGACGTCTCCATCGACTGGCTGGGTGCGACGCTGCTGACCGCCGGCGTCAGCGTCCTGCTGATCTGGGTGTCGTTCGCCGGCAAGGCCGACTACTACGACTGGATCTCGAAGGAATCGGCACTGTACGTCGGTGCCGGCGTCCTGCTGCTGATCGCGACCGTGATCGTCGAATCCAAGGTGAAATCGCCGATCATCCCGCTCGCCATCATCACCGAGCGGACCACGGGCCTGGCCATCATCGCCTCCATCGCGGTCGGTGTCGGCATGTTCGGCGCCACGACGTTCCTGGGCCAGTACTTCCAGACCGCCCGCGGGCACACCCCGACGATCGCCGGTGTGCTGACCATCCCGATGGTGATGGGCATGCTGGTCTCCTCGGTGGTCTCCGGCCAGCTCATCTCACGGTTCGGTAAGTGGAAGCCGTTCATCATCGGCGGTGCGGTGCTGCTCGTCATCGGGTTCGGGTTGCTCGGCACGATCGACCACGAGACGAGCCTGTGGCTCATCGGCGTGTACATCGCCATCGTCGGCGTCGGCGTCGGCAGCCTGATGCAGAACCTCGTGCTGGCCGTGCAGAACACCGTGAGCGTGCACAACATCGGTGCAGCGAGTAGTTCGGTCGCCTTCTTCCGGACGTTCGGCGGCGCGATCGGCGTGTCGGTCCTGGGCTCGGTCCTGGCCACCCGCGTCACGACGCTGTCGGCCGAGGGATTCGCGAAGGTCGGCATCGACACGCACTCGCCCGGCAGCGGCGGGAACCTGGACCTGAACGCACTTCCGGGGCCCATCGCGGAGATCGTCCGCGGCGCCTACGGTGACGCGACCGGTCTGCTGTTCACGATCGCCGCGATCGTCGCGCTGATCACGCTGGTGTGTGTGATCTTCGTTCCCAACACCCCGCTGCGGAAGACGATCGACATCCAGAAGCCGGAGGACGACACGGCGGCCGAGGCGGTCGTCGAGGAGGCCAAGGCGTAG
- a CDS encoding ABC transporter permease: MTDTITTSARSVGDVLQMPGPRPARPNALSTSLSFGWRALLKIKHVPEQLFDVTMFPIMFTLMFTFLFGGALAGSTGAYVQFLIPGILVQTVVMITMYTGLTLNKDIEKGVFDRFRSLPIWRPSPLVGALFGDIVRYTIASVIVLVLGLILGFRPAGGVPGVVVSVLLLLLFSFSLSWVWTMFAMLLRTEQAVMGVSMFILFPLTFASNIFVDPSTMPGWLQAFVEVNPISHLVTTLRSLSEGSFEFGQLSVVLMWCAGFIVVFGPLTMRLYNRKT, from the coding sequence ATGACCGACACCATCACCACCTCGGCCCGGAGCGTCGGCGACGTCCTGCAGATGCCGGGTCCCCGCCCGGCACGGCCCAACGCGTTGTCGACGTCCCTGTCGTTCGGCTGGCGGGCGCTGCTGAAGATCAAGCACGTGCCCGAGCAACTGTTCGACGTGACCATGTTCCCGATCATGTTCACGTTGATGTTCACGTTCCTGTTCGGAGGTGCGCTCGCGGGTTCGACCGGCGCCTACGTGCAGTTCCTGATTCCGGGCATCCTCGTGCAGACCGTCGTCATGATCACGATGTACACGGGTCTGACGCTCAACAAGGACATCGAGAAGGGCGTGTTCGACCGGTTCCGGTCGTTGCCGATCTGGCGCCCCTCACCGCTCGTGGGCGCGTTGTTCGGCGACATCGTCCGCTACACCATCGCGTCGGTGATCGTGCTCGTCCTGGGGCTGATCCTCGGGTTCCGGCCGGCCGGCGGCGTGCCCGGGGTGGTCGTCTCGGTGCTGCTGCTCCTGCTGTTCTCGTTCAGCCTGTCGTGGGTGTGGACGATGTTCGCGATGCTCCTGCGCACCGAGCAGGCCGTCATGGGCGTGTCGATGTTCATCTTGTTCCCGCTCACCTTCGCCAGCAACATCTTCGTCGATCCGTCGACGATGCCCGGCTGGCTCCAGGCCTTCGTCGAGGTCAATCCCATCAGCCACCTGGTGACCACGCTACGGTCACTGTCCGAGGGCTCGTTCGAGTTCGGTCAGCTCTCCGTCGTGCTGATGTGGTGTGCCGGGTTCATCGTCGTGTTCGGCCCGCTGACGATGCGGCTGTACAACCGCAAGACCTAG
- a CDS encoding ATP-binding cassette domain-containing protein, translating to MKPDSALAIHTTGLIKRFGSNTAVDGVDLAVPTGGVYGVLGPNGAGKTTTIRMLATLLPIDGGSARVLGHDVTAEPETVRSKVSLTGQFASLDEDLTGVENLLLLGRLYGYSRAAARSRCEQLLDAFGLRDAGGRQVKTYSGGMRRRIDIAASIIVTPELIFLDEPTTGLDPRSRNQVWEIVRALVAGGTTVLLTTQYLDEADQLADRIAVIDHGKVIAEGTTGELKASVGSGALHVRVAEPARRADAAVTLERALGVPVTLESDPAALTARIADPQRVARALAALDDENLAVTTFALGQPSLDEVFLALTGHGAESTDDTDTFQETAS from the coding sequence ATGAAACCTGACAGCGCACTGGCCATCCACACCACCGGACTGATCAAACGGTTCGGCTCGAACACCGCCGTCGACGGCGTCGACCTGGCGGTCCCGACCGGCGGCGTGTACGGCGTGCTCGGCCCCAACGGCGCCGGGAAGACGACCACGATCCGCATGCTCGCGACCCTGCTCCCGATCGACGGCGGCTCCGCGCGCGTGCTCGGGCACGATGTCACCGCCGAGCCCGAGACCGTGCGCAGCAAGGTGTCGCTCACCGGGCAGTTCGCGTCGCTCGACGAGGATCTCACCGGCGTCGAGAACCTGCTGCTGCTCGGGCGCCTGTACGGCTACTCGCGCGCTGCGGCCCGTTCCCGCTGCGAACAGCTGCTGGACGCGTTCGGGCTCCGGGACGCGGGCGGACGGCAGGTCAAGACGTACTCCGGCGGGATGCGGCGGCGCATCGACATCGCCGCCAGCATCATCGTCACCCCCGAACTGATCTTCCTCGACGAGCCCACCACCGGCCTCGACCCGCGCAGTCGCAACCAGGTGTGGGAGATCGTCCGCGCGCTCGTCGCGGGCGGCACCACCGTGCTGCTCACGACGCAGTACCTCGACGAGGCCGACCAGCTCGCCGACCGGATCGCCGTCATCGACCACGGCAAGGTCATCGCCGAGGGCACCACCGGCGAGCTCAAGGCGTCGGTCGGATCGGGGGCACTGCACGTCCGCGTGGCCGAGCCCGCACGGCGCGCCGACGCCGCCGTCACGCTCGAGCGCGCCCTCGGGGTGCCGGTGACGCTGGAATCCGATCCGGCGGCGCTCACCGCCCGGATCGCCGACCCGCAGCGGGTCGCGCGCGCCCTGGCCGCGCTCGACGACGAGAACCTCGCGGTCACGACGTTCGCCCTGGGCCAGCCGAGCCTCGACGAGGTGTTCCTGGCGCTGACCGGGCACGGCGCCGAGTCGACCGACGACACCGACACCTTCCAGGAGACCGCGTCATGA
- a CDS encoding glycosyltransferase, with the protein MPSELTLSVVVPVFDEENYIGACLDALIGQKDDIHEIVVVDNNSTDRTVEIVEKVAAEHPFVRVVREPVPGAVHARNTGFDAATGDVLGRIDADTQIGPGWARAVLDFLGRAENRDVGAVCGLNNSYDSPYRALKGRYVRWMVGRGKLGGGMRIANLHGANMAIRRSTWEAVREATSSELDVHEDVDLALCAVRRKIQIAQLTEMFVELSPRRAATPPREFTRYVAAGANTYERHGVMSARIRLLLWLHWLGHAAVYLAYRPYDPDRGRFTVRRLVFGGPARSLPVS; encoded by the coding sequence GTGCCTTCCGAACTCACCCTGTCCGTGGTCGTGCCCGTCTTCGACGAGGAGAACTACATCGGTGCCTGCCTCGACGCCCTGATCGGCCAGAAGGACGACATCCACGAGATCGTGGTCGTCGACAACAACTCGACCGACCGCACCGTCGAGATCGTCGAGAAGGTGGCCGCCGAGCATCCGTTCGTCCGGGTGGTGCGGGAACCGGTGCCGGGCGCGGTGCATGCCCGCAACACCGGCTTCGACGCCGCGACCGGGGACGTGCTGGGCCGCATCGACGCCGACACCCAGATCGGGCCGGGCTGGGCGCGCGCGGTCCTGGACTTCCTCGGCCGTGCCGAGAACCGGGACGTGGGTGCGGTGTGCGGCCTCAACAACTCGTACGACTCGCCCTACCGCGCGCTCAAGGGCCGATACGTCCGATGGATGGTCGGCCGCGGCAAGCTCGGCGGCGGAATGCGGATCGCGAACCTGCACGGCGCCAACATGGCGATCCGCCGATCCACGTGGGAAGCAGTGCGCGAGGCCACCAGTTCGGAACTGGACGTCCACGAGGACGTCGATCTGGCGCTGTGTGCGGTCCGGCGGAAGATCCAGATCGCGCAGCTGACCGAGATGTTCGTCGAGTTGTCCCCGCGCCGCGCCGCGACACCGCCGCGGGAGTTCACGCGCTACGTCGCCGCCGGGGCGAACACGTACGAGCGGCACGGGGTGATGAGCGCCCGCATCCGGTTGCTGCTCTGGCTGCACTGGCTCGGCCACGCCGCGGTGTACCTCGCGTACCGGCCGTACGACCCCGATCGTGGCCGCTTCACCGTGCGCCGGCTCGTGTTCGGCGGCCCCGCGCGCTCGCTGCCGGTCTCCTGA
- the glsA gene encoding glutaminase A, whose product MGNVVDDLVTQVFETVRADRGGAVADYIPELAAVDPDLFGIVVATGDGHLYEVGDTAAAFSIQSISKPFTYALALADRGVEAVAEKIDLEPSGEPFNEISLDPGTERPRNPMINAGAITAASLVAGSDPQNRFARIRSLYSRCAGRQLHLDEAVYTSEARTGHRNRAIGYMLRSFDVVTGDPDEAVDLYFRQCSIDVTCRDLAMMAVTLANNGTHPHTRDRVLDPSLVERVLSVMTTCGMYDSAGEWVTDVGLPAKSGVGGGVLAVLPGQLGIAVYSPRLNRHGNSVRGVRACRELSRILELHFLHVTRAARSAIRARYTVAAVRSRTRRSEAEQNALDTFGDRGRIFELHGDLLFTGAETAVREIERERDDLEAVVVDVRRVDEVSDIARRMFEALAADLVAAGCRTALVDPDGVFGHTVSSLTAEDPQGRVFVDADTATRWCEEVLLNRHCVAERPPDSITLEEHPLLSDLTSEQFERFTDELEPRTAARGEVIARRGGPASGIHLILSGRASTTVTGEDGTVHRITTLGAGMSFGEMPTLLGSTYLNDVRADTTVTMAVLSPAGFARLTAIAPEVKSAILERLAAVAYGQLEMLLSTFEQRGRI is encoded by the coding sequence ATGGGGAACGTCGTCGACGACTTGGTCACGCAGGTGTTCGAGACGGTCCGCGCCGACCGCGGCGGCGCGGTCGCCGACTACATACCCGAACTCGCGGCGGTGGACCCCGACCTGTTCGGAATCGTGGTCGCGACCGGCGACGGACATCTCTACGAGGTGGGCGACACCGCGGCGGCGTTCAGCATCCAGTCGATCTCCAAACCCTTCACGTACGCGCTGGCGCTCGCCGACCGCGGAGTGGAAGCGGTTGCGGAGAAGATCGACCTCGAGCCCTCCGGGGAGCCGTTCAACGAGATCAGTCTCGATCCCGGCACCGAGCGGCCTCGCAACCCGATGATCAATGCGGGAGCGATCACGGCCGCCTCGCTGGTCGCCGGGTCCGATCCGCAGAACCGCTTCGCACGTATCCGGTCGCTGTACTCGCGTTGCGCCGGCCGGCAGCTGCACCTCGACGAGGCGGTCTACACGTCCGAGGCCCGGACCGGGCACCGCAATCGCGCGATCGGCTACATGCTGCGCTCGTTCGACGTCGTGACGGGCGACCCCGACGAGGCCGTGGACCTGTACTTCCGGCAGTGCTCGATCGACGTCACGTGCCGCGACCTGGCGATGATGGCGGTCACGCTCGCCAACAACGGCACCCACCCGCACACGCGGGACCGGGTACTCGATCCGTCCCTGGTCGAGCGCGTGCTCAGCGTGATGACCACGTGCGGGATGTACGACTCCGCGGGCGAGTGGGTCACCGACGTCGGGCTCCCCGCCAAGAGCGGGGTGGGCGGCGGGGTGCTCGCCGTCCTGCCCGGGCAGCTGGGCATCGCCGTGTATTCGCCCCGGCTGAACCGCCACGGCAACAGCGTCCGCGGCGTCCGCGCGTGCCGGGAACTGTCCCGCATCCTGGAGCTGCACTTCCTGCACGTCACCCGCGCGGCCCGCTCGGCCATCCGGGCCCGGTACACCGTCGCGGCGGTGCGGTCCCGCACCCGCCGCAGCGAGGCCGAACAGAACGCGCTCGACACGTTCGGTGACCGCGGCCGCATCTTCGAACTGCACGGCGACCTGCTGTTCACCGGGGCCGAGACCGCGGTCCGGGAGATCGAGCGCGAGCGGGACGACCTCGAGGCGGTCGTGGTCGACGTCCGCCGCGTCGACGAGGTCAGCGACATCGCCCGGCGCATGTTCGAGGCGCTCGCGGCCGACCTCGTGGCGGCCGGGTGCCGGACCGCGCTGGTGGACCCCGACGGGGTGTTCGGGCACACCGTGTCGAGCCTGACCGCGGAGGATCCGCAGGGCCGGGTGTTCGTCGACGCGGACACGGCGACGCGCTGGTGCGAGGAGGTGCTGTTGAACCGCCACTGCGTCGCCGAGCGGCCTCCCGACTCGATCACCCTCGAAGAGCATCCGCTGCTGTCCGACCTCACCTCCGAGCAGTTCGAACGGTTCACCGACGAACTCGAACCGCGCACGGCGGCGCGCGGCGAGGTCATCGCCCGGCGCGGCGGCCCGGCGTCGGGCATTCACCTGATCCTGTCCGGGCGGGCGAGCACGACGGTGACGGGCGAGGACGGCACGGTGCACCGCATCACCACGCTCGGCGCCGGAATGTCCTTCGGCGAGATGCCCACGCTGCTCGGCTCGACGTACCTCAACGACGTCCGCGCCGACACCACCGTCACCATGGCGGTCCTGTCCCCGGCGGGGTTCGCGCGGCTCACCGCCATCGCACCGGAGGTCAAGTCGGCGATCCTCGAACGGCTCGCCGCGGTGGCCTACGGCCAGTTGGAGATGCTGCTGAGCACGTTCGAGCAGCGCGGCCGGATCTGA
- the dxs gene encoding 1-deoxy-D-xylulose-5-phosphate synthase translates to MGVLARIQTPDDLRRLDAAEMKELAAEIREFLVQKVSATGGHLGPNLGVVELTLALHRVFDSPTDPIIFDTGHQAYVHKILTGRKDAFDSLRKQGGLSGYPSRAESEHDWVESSHASAALSYADGLAKAFELSGRRDRHVVAVVGDGALTGGMCWEALNNIAAGKDRSVVIVVNDNGRSYAPTIGGLADHLASLRLQPGYERMLDNGRRMVKRMPWVGRAAYQLLHGMKAGLKDAVSPQVMFTDLGVKYLGPVDGHDEAAMESALRRAKAFGGPVIVHAVTRKGMGYAPAENHVADQMHATGVIDPLTGRARSTSAPDWTSVFSAELIEQAANRDDVVAITAAMPGPTGLTAFGERFPERMFDVGIAEQHAVTSAAGLALGGMHPVVAIYSTFLNRAFDQLLMDVALLKQPVTIVLDRSGVTGADGASHNGMWDLSLLGIVPGIRVAAPRDAATLREELREALAVDDGPTVIRFPKGAVGEDIPAARRLDGVVDVLQMPEGDHGDVLFVAVGSFASVAMEAAQRLSQHGITAAVIDPRWVLPVPESLVKLAENFRMVVTLEDSGLHGGIGSTVSAALRASGVDVPCRDLGVPQQFLDHASREQVHRDLGLTAQDITRQVTGWVVGLDRSDTSGGLGKGVDESNPSVG, encoded by the coding sequence TTGGGTGTCCTTGCCCGCATTCAGACGCCTGACGATCTGCGTCGGCTCGATGCCGCGGAGATGAAGGAACTCGCCGCGGAGATCCGCGAGTTCCTGGTCCAGAAGGTGTCCGCCACCGGGGGCCACCTCGGCCCCAACCTGGGCGTCGTCGAACTGACGCTCGCGCTGCACCGGGTGTTCGATTCGCCGACCGATCCGATCATCTTCGACACCGGTCATCAGGCCTACGTGCACAAGATCCTCACCGGGCGCAAGGATGCGTTCGATTCGCTGCGCAAGCAGGGCGGCCTGTCCGGCTACCCGTCGCGCGCCGAGAGCGAGCACGACTGGGTCGAGTCGTCGCACGCGTCGGCGGCGCTGTCGTACGCAGACGGCCTGGCCAAGGCGTTCGAGCTGTCCGGTCGACGCGATCGCCACGTCGTGGCGGTGGTCGGCGACGGCGCGCTCACCGGCGGCATGTGCTGGGAGGCTCTCAACAACATCGCCGCGGGCAAGGACCGCTCGGTGGTCATCGTCGTCAACGACAACGGTCGCTCCTACGCGCCCACGATCGGCGGACTGGCGGATCACCTCGCGTCCCTGCGGCTGCAGCCCGGCTACGAGCGGATGCTCGACAACGGCCGCCGGATGGTCAAGCGGATGCCGTGGGTGGGACGCGCCGCGTACCAGCTGCTGCACGGGATGAAGGCCGGCCTCAAGGACGCCGTCAGCCCGCAGGTGATGTTCACCGATCTCGGGGTCAAGTACCTCGGTCCGGTCGACGGCCACGACGAGGCCGCGATGGAATCGGCGCTGCGCCGGGCGAAGGCGTTCGGTGGGCCGGTGATCGTGCACGCCGTCACCCGCAAGGGCATGGGCTACGCACCCGCGGAGAACCACGTAGCCGACCAGATGCACGCGACGGGAGTGATCGACCCGCTCACCGGCCGGGCGCGCAGCACCTCGGCCCCCGACTGGACGTCGGTGTTCTCGGCCGAACTGATCGAGCAGGCCGCGAACCGCGATGACGTCGTCGCGATCACTGCGGCCATGCCGGGGCCGACCGGACTCACGGCGTTCGGGGAACGATTCCCGGAGCGGATGTTCGACGTCGGCATCGCCGAGCAGCACGCGGTCACCTCCGCAGCCGGGCTGGCGCTCGGGGGGATGCATCCCGTCGTGGCCATCTACTCGACGTTCCTCAACCGCGCGTTCGATCAACTACTCATGGACGTCGCGCTGTTGAAGCAGCCGGTGACGATCGTGCTCGACCGGTCCGGTGTCACCGGTGCCGACGGCGCCAGCCACAACGGCATGTGGGACCTGTCGCTGCTCGGCATCGTGCCGGGGATCCGGGTGGCCGCGCCGCGCGACGCCGCCACGTTGCGGGAGGAACTGCGCGAGGCGCTCGCGGTCGACGACGGCCCGACCGTCATCCGCTTCCCCAAGGGCGCCGTCGGCGAGGACATTCCCGCCGCGCGGCGGCTCGACGGGGTGGTGGACGTCCTGCAGATGCCCGAGGGCGACCACGGCGACGTGCTGTTCGTGGCGGTCGGGTCGTTCGCGTCCGTCGCGATGGAGGCCGCGCAGCGGCTGTCGCAGCACGGCATCACCGCCGCGGTGATCGATCCGCGGTGGGTGCTGCCGGTGCCCGAGTCGCTCGTCAAGCTCGCCGAGAACTTCCGAATGGTCGTCACGCTCGAGGACAGCGGCCTGCACGGGGGAATCGGCTCGACGGTGTCGGCGGCGTTGCGCGCGTCCGGGGTGGACGTTCCGTGCCGGGATCTCGGTGTGCCGCAACAGTTCCTCGATCACGCCTCGCGCGAGCAGGTGCATCGCGACCTGGGGCTGACGGCGCAGGACATCACCCGCCAGGTCACCGGCTGGGTCGTGGGTCTCGACCGCTCCGACACCAGCGGCGGGCTCGGCAAGGGCGTGGACGAGTCGAACCCGAGCGTCGGGTAG
- a CDS encoding oleate hydratase codes for MRVDLERTHLWIVGGGIAGMAAAAFAIRDAGVPGEHVHILEQLDVEGGSLDGARSPAVTDGWVTRGGRMLEEEAYRCTWDLFDSIPSLDDPDISVRQEIVDFNEKVRTNDKARLIDSRHRIIDASELGLGNRDRLEMMRLLGLPERALGARRIDEMFGAHFFTTNFWQMWRTTFAFQHWHSAAELRRYFLRFVQEFPRIHTLSGVRRTVYNQYDSMVVPLQRWMWTRGVDVRFATRVVDIDFAPAGQPRRAIRLHVDNAQGTSTIDLGEHDFLFATLGSITADTTYGGNDDVPPLIRDRADKSWSLWEQIAGKAPDFGRPNTFYGNIDENKWESFTLTMRGDTLLRRITEYTGNEPGTGALTTWFESGWHLSTVVPYQPHFPQQPRDVRTLWGYGFDIDNEGDYVRKKMSQATGKEILTELIHQYGFEDILDEVLATTDVTTVMMPYASALFSRRVPEDRPRVVPDGARNFAFLGQFTSLPEDVVFTVEYSVHGAMHAVYTLLGVDRPIPPIYHGLLDPKVGVGALEAAFR; via the coding sequence ATGCGAGTCGACCTCGAGCGAACCCATCTCTGGATCGTCGGCGGTGGCATCGCCGGGATGGCCGCCGCGGCGTTCGCGATCCGCGACGCCGGGGTGCCGGGTGAGCACGTGCACATCCTCGAGCAGCTCGACGTCGAGGGCGGTTCGCTCGACGGCGCCCGCTCCCCCGCGGTCACCGACGGCTGGGTCACCCGCGGCGGACGGATGCTCGAGGAGGAGGCCTACCGGTGCACCTGGGATCTGTTCGACTCCATCCCGTCCCTCGACGATCCGGACATCAGCGTCCGGCAGGAGATCGTCGACTTCAACGAGAAGGTGCGAACGAACGACAAAGCGCGGCTGATCGATTCGCGGCACCGGATCATCGACGCGTCCGAGCTCGGCCTGGGCAACCGGGACCGACTCGAGATGATGCGGCTGCTGGGGCTGCCCGAACGAGCGCTCGGGGCACGGCGGATCGACGAGATGTTCGGCGCGCACTTCTTCACCACCAACTTCTGGCAGATGTGGCGCACCACGTTCGCGTTCCAGCACTGGCACTCGGCGGCCGAGCTACGGCGCTACTTCCTGCGGTTCGTCCAGGAGTTTCCCCGGATCCACACGCTCTCGGGAGTGCGTCGAACGGTCTACAACCAGTACGACTCGATGGTCGTGCCGCTGCAGCGCTGGATGTGGACGCGCGGCGTCGACGTGCGGTTCGCCACCCGGGTCGTCGACATCGACTTCGCACCCGCCGGCCAGCCCCGGCGCGCGATCCGCCTGCACGTCGACAACGCGCAGGGCACGTCGACGATCGATCTGGGTGAGCACGATTTCCTGTTCGCGACCCTCGGATCGATCACGGCGGACACCACGTACGGCGGCAACGACGACGTGCCGCCGCTGATCCGCGACCGGGCCGACAAGAGTTGGTCGCTGTGGGAGCAGATCGCCGGAAAGGCACCGGATTTCGGCCGACCCAACACGTTCTACGGCAACATCGACGAGAACAAGTGGGAGTCGTTCACGCTCACGATGCGCGGCGACACGCTGCTGCGCCGGATCACCGAGTACACCGGCAACGAGCCCGGAACCGGCGCGCTGACAACCTGGTTCGAGTCGGGTTGGCACCTGTCGACGGTGGTCCCGTACCAACCGCACTTCCCCCAGCAACCGAGGGACGTCCGCACCCTGTGGGGGTACGGATTCGACATCGACAACGAGGGCGACTACGTGCGGAAGAAGATGTCGCAGGCGACCGGGAAGGAGATCCTCACCGAGTTGATCCACCAGTACGGATTCGAGGACATCCTCGACGAGGTCCTCGCCACCACCGACGTCACGACCGTGATGATGCCGTACGCCTCGGCCCTGTTCAGCCGGCGCGTGCCGGAGGACCGTCCCCGGGTGGTCCCCGACGGCGCCCGGAACTTCGCGTTCCTCGGCCAATTCACGTCCCTGCCCGAGGATGTGGTCTTCACCGTCGAGTACTCGGTGCACGGCGCGATGCACGCCGTCTACACGCTGCTGGGCGTGGACCGGCCGATCCCGCCGATTTACCACGGCCTCCTGGACCCGAAGGTCGGTGTCGGCGCTCTCGAGGCGGCGTTCCGGTGA